One genomic region from Eptesicus fuscus isolate TK198812 chromosome 18, DD_ASM_mEF_20220401, whole genome shotgun sequence encodes:
- the UBA7 gene encoding ubiquitin-like modifier-activating enzyme 7 encodes MGVPDTSKPLDEELYSRQLYVLGLPAMQRLQEGRVLLSGLQGLGAEVAKNLVLMGVGSLTLHDPQPTCWADLAAQFFLSEQDLARGRAEASQERVAKLNGAVQVCVHTGDITEDLLRDFQVVVLTASGLEEQLEVGSWCRKHGVCFLVADTRGLVGQLFCDFGEDFTVLDQTEEEPLTAAVQHISQGSPGILTLRDAAEARYFRQVDAVTFSGIEGMSELNGCAPRPIRVREDGTLEIGDTAMFSGYVRGGAVTEVQRPKTVSHAPLDAALLRPRVVAQSPQEARRARCLHQAFRALHGFQQLRARPPRPWDLADAEEVVRLAQALEPPRGAEGAGQPGEEPLDEALVRTVALSSAGVLSPMAAVLGAVAAQEVVKALSGKFLPLGQWLYFDALDCLPEDGELLPKPEACAPRGCRYDGQIAVFGAGFQEQLSHQHYLLVGAGAIGCELLKGFALVGLGAGGRGRVTVADMDHVERSNLSRQFLFRAQDVERPKAEVAAEAARRLNPDLQVTPRTHPLDPTTEHLYGDSFFSRVDGVAAALDSFRARRYVAARCAHYLKPLLEAGTQGTRGSASVFVPHVTEGYRAPASAAAPGDAPHPVCTVRHFPSSAGHTLQWARDEFEGLFCLSAKTINGHQQAPASLAGPDLAGPGVPALPRMVGVLQHRPRSWRDCVAWALGHWQLCFGYGITRLLRRHPPDEVLPDGTRFWSGSRQCPQPLEFDASQDTHLLYVLAAANLYARMHGLPASRDLPALREMLELLPRPDPQRLDPVLSSGLASPELGPRQEEWLREALQDWSEGSPLEPLRFEKDDDSNFHVDFVTAAASLRAQNYGIPAATRSQSKRIVGQIIPAIATTTAAVAGLLGLELFKVVAGPRPRSAFRHSYLRLAANSYSRYVPRAPAVHTFHQLTWTCWDRLKVPAGQPERTLQSLLAHLQERHGLRVRMLLLGRALLYSAGWPPEKQAQRLGLRVTELAQQVTGRRLPGPGQRVLALELSCEGEEDGTALPPLHYELGPESGRCTPPGSARGPQ; translated from the exons ATGGGTGTCCCCGACACCTCCAAGCCCCTGGATGAGGAGCTGTACTCCCGGCAGCT GTACGTGCTGGGCTTGCCGGCCATGCAGAGGCTCCAGGAGGGGCGGGTCCTGCTGTCcggcctgcagggcctgggcgcCGAGGTGGCCAAGAACCTGGTCCTGATGGGCGTGGGCAGCCTCACCCTGCACGACCCGCAGCCCACCTGCTGGGCGGACCTGGCTGCCCAG TTCTTCCTCTCGGAGCAGGACTTGGCAAGGGGCAGGGCGGAGGCATCTCAAGAACGAGTGGCCAAGCTCAACGGAGCCGTCCAGGTCTGCGTCCACACAGGCGACATCACCGAGGACCTGCTGCGGGACTTCCAG GTGGTGGTGCTGACGGCCTCGGGCCTAGAGGAGCAGCTGGAGGTGGGCAGCTGGTGCCGCAAGCACGGAGTCTGCTTCCTGGTGGCCGACACCCGGGGCCTGGTGGG gcagttGTTCTGTGACTTTGGTGAGGACTTCACGGTTCTGGACCAAACAGAGGAGGAGCCCCTGACAGCTGCCGTCCAGCACATCTCCCAG ggctccccggGCATTCTCACGCTGAGGGACGCGGCCGAGGCCCGCTACTTCCGCCAGGTGGACGCGGTGACCTTCTCGGGGATCGAGGGCATGAGCGAGCTCAACGGCTGTGCTCCCCGGCCCATCCGCGTGCGGG AGGACGGGACCTTGGAGATCGGGGACACAGCAATGTTCTCCGGTTACGTCCGCGGCGGAGCTGTCACCGAGGTCCAGAGACCCAAGACTGTGAGCCAT GCGCCCCTGGACGCAGCCCTGCTGCGGCCCCGCGTGGTGGCCCAGAGTCCCCAGGAAGCTCGCCGCGCCCGCTGCCTGCACCAGGCCTTCCGCGCGCTGCACGGGTTCCAGCAGCTCAgagcccgcccgccccggccctgGGATCTG GCCGACGCAGAGGAGGTGGTgcgcctggcccaggccctggagcccccGCGGGGGGCAGAGGGCGCGGGACAGCCGGGGGAGGAGCCGCTGGACGAAGCGCTGGTGCGGACAGTCGCCCTGAGCAGTGCTGGGGTCCTGAGCCCCATGGCAGCCGTGCTGGGCGCAGTGGCCGCCCAGGAGGTGGTGAAG GCTCTCTCCGGGAAGTTCCTGCCCCTGGGCCAGTGGCTGTACTTTGATGCCCTCGACTGCCTCCCGGAAGATGGGGAGCTCCTTCCCAAGCCTGAGGCCTGCGCGCCG AGAGGCTGCCGCTACGACGGGCAGATCGCGGTGTTTGGGGCTGGTTTTCAGGAGCAGCTGAGCCACCAGCACTACCTCCTG GTGGGCGCCGGTGCCATTGGCTGCGAGCTGCTCAAAGGCTTCGCCCTCGTgggcctgggggccgggggccgcgGGCGCGTGACCGTGGCCGACATGGACCACGTGGAGCGCTCCAACCTCAGCCGGCAGTTCCTCTTCAGGGCCCAGGACGTGGAG aggcccaaggcagaggtggctgcGGAGGCCGCTCGCCGCCTGAACCCCGACCTGCAGGTGACCCCGCGCACCCACCCTCTGGATCCCACGACAGAGCACCTCTACGGGGACAGCTTCTTCTCCCGCGTGGACGGCGTGGCGGCCGCCCTGGACAGTTTCCGGGCCC gccgCTATGTGGCTGCGCGCTGCGCCCACTACCTGAAGCCGCTGCTGGAGGCGGGCACGCAGGGCACCCGGGGCAGCGCCTCCGTGTTTGTGCCCCACGTGACCGAGGGCTACAGGGCTCCGGCCTCCGCCGCTGCTCCGGGGGACGCCCCCCACCCCGTCTGCACCGTGAGGCACTTCCCCAGCTCTGCGGGGCACACCTTGCAG TGGGCCCGGGATGAGTTCGAGGGGCTCTTCTGCCTGTCTGCCAAGACCATCAACGGCCACCAGCA GGCCCCGGCCTCGCTGGCAGGCCCCGACCTCGCGGGGCCAGGGGTGCCGGCCCTGCCGCGGATGGTGGGCGTCCTGCAACACCGGCCGCGGAGCTGGCGGGACTGTGTGGCGTGGGCCCTCGGCCACTGGCAGCTGTGCTTCGGCTACGGCATCACGCGGCTGCTCAGGCGCCACCCCCCTGACGAG GTGCTTCCGGATGGAACGCGTTTCTGGTCGGGATCCAGACAGTGTCCTCAGCCCTTGGAGTTTGATGCCAGTCAA GACACACACCTCCTCTACGTGCTGGCGGCGGCCAATCTGTACGCTCGGATGCACGGGCTGCCGGCCTCACGGGACCTGCCTGCGCTCAGGGAGATGCTGGAGCTGCTGCCGCGGCCGGACCCCCAGCGCCTGGACCCCGTCCTTTCCAGTGGCCTGGCTTCCCCCGAGCTGG gcccccGGCAGGAGGAGTGGCTGCGCGAGGCCCTGCAGGACTGGAGCGAGGGCTCCCCGCTGGAGCCGCTGCGGTTTGAGAAG GACGATGACAGCAACTTCCACGTGGACTTTGTGACGGCGGCAGCCAGCCTGCGGGCTCAGAACTATGGGATCCCAGCGGCCACCCGCTCCCAG AGCAAGCGGATCGTGGGCCAGATCATCCCAGCCATTGCCACCACCACAGCGGCCGTGGCGGGCCTGCTGGGCCTGGAGCTCTTTAAGGTGGTGGCTGGGCCCCGGCCCCGCAGCGCCTTCCGCCACAGCTACCTGCGCCTGGCCGCGAACTCCTACAGCCGCTACgtgccccgcgcccccgccgtcCACACG tTCCACCAGCTGACCTGGACCTGCTGGGACCGCCTGAAGGTGCCCGCTGGGCAGCCCGAGAGGACCCTCCAGTCACTCCTGGCCCATCTCCAG GAGCGGCACGGGCTGCGGGTGAGGATGCTGCTGCTGGGCAGGGCCCTGCTCTACTCGGCAGGGTGGCCGCCTGAGAAGCAGGCCCAGCGCCTGGGCCTCAG ggtGACAGAGCTGGCCCAGCAGGTGACGGGCCGGCGGCTGCCCGGGCCTGGGCAGCGGGTGCTGGCCCTGGAGCTCAGCTGTGAGGGCGAGGAGGACGGCACCGCTCTCCCGCCCCTGCACTACGAGCTGGGACCAGAAAGCGGCCGCTGCACCCCACCGGGCTCTGCGCGGGGCCCccagtag
- the INKA1 gene encoding PAK4-inhibitor INKA1, giving the protein MHSARLDSFLGQLRGELPCGRDTGSPPMPGPLPPPPKPGPGLHPRLRASDALEEDSVCGAEEEEEEGVVAGDSRGAWEGPGEPAVDWDSGFSEVSGSTWPEEGPPALRRPAPPAWRPHRQRLSASGLPLPGGAPVARAPPAHRPRPKSTPDACLEHWRGLDAEDWTAALLSRGRSRQPLVLGDNCFADLVHNWMELPEAAGEGDRAGAPRARARPPQFLLGLSEQLRRQLARARRAAVAGKRLSCPPRAEPELPADASRFAALMSCRSRQPIICTDVVSYL; this is encoded by the exons ATGCACAGCGCTCGGCTTGACAGCTTCCTGGGCCAGCTCCGCGGGGAACTG CCGTGTGGCCGGGACACGGGCTCACCCCCAATGCCTGGCCCCCTTCCGCCACCCCCCAAACCCGGCCCGGGGCTCCACCCCCGGCTCAGGGCCTCAGACGCCTTGGAAGAGGACTCGGTCTGCGGtgcggaggaagaggaggaggagggcgtgGTGGCCGGGGACAGCcggggggcctgggagggcccGGGGGAGCCCGCCGTGGACTGGGACTCGGGCTTCTCCGAGGTGTCGGGCAGCACCTGGCCAGAGGAAGGGCCGCCTGCCCTCCGGCGCCCTGCACCCCCCGCGTGGCGCCCCCACAGACAGCGCCTCTCCGCCAGCGGcctccccctgcccggcggggcccCCGTGGCCAGGGCGCCCCCTGCCCACCGGCCACGGCCCAAGTCCACCCCGGACGCCTGCCTGGAGCACTGGCGGGGCCTGGACGCCGAGGACTGGACAGCGGCCCTGCTGAGCAGGGGCCGGAGCCGCCAGCCCCTGGTGCTGGGCGACAACTGCTTCGCCGACCTGGTGCACAACTGGATGGAGCTGCCCGAGGCGGCCGGCGAGGGGGACCGCGCCGGGGCGCCCCGTGCCCGCGCTCGGCCCCCCCAGTTCTTGCTGGGCCTCTCCGAGCAGCTGCGGcgccagctggccagggcccgCCGGGCAGCGGTGGCGGGGAAGCGCCTGTCGTGCCCGCCTCGAGCCGAGCCCGAGCTGCCCGCGGACGCCTCCCGCTTCGCCGCCCTCATGAGCTGCCGCAGCCGCCAGCCCATCATCTGTACCGACGTGGTCAGCTACCTctga